tcataaaactgctGAGAGTGGCTTTGCGATTTTCACAACAGCAAAAATATGTCGTCAGATAACATGAccctttttataaaacacatcaaaggctatttaaacatattgaattataatataaaatctttggcataatataagaaatatgacGCACCACTTCGTGACATATGGAACTTTAAAGACCAGCCAGGCAGTCCCATATGGCCTACGCCTCGGTCTATAtgcaccttcgggggctgactggccagtctttataatgtcatatggtttgtaatacatgtacttcttaAATATAGATTCCTGGAAACAATGTTCTATGGAATTTGATAACGAGTTTGCATTTATTAATCGTTACAAAAATCTGTGATCAATCCTTAATTATAACCGACGATCTATTCTACTGCTAGCTGACAATGCCTTATGAGGGGATATTCTTAAACATATTTCGATACGGGTGGGGGTTTTAAAAGCATCAGACTAAGTGTCCggttttcaaataattgtgGTACCAAAAATTGCCCTGTCCCCATTTATTAATCTTTTCCACCTCATTAAACAGAGAtcacaatacttttaattttgaaattttgaacaCATTCTCACCttccttttgttttcagtcttcataaatacattgttttgtattaatataCCTCATTATACGTTTTCCTCGAATGTTTTGGTGTTAAATAACTGAAGTCTACTGTGCGAACTTTTCGCTCACGTTTAGGAGAATGTCTGTTCGCCTCTAGTCTCTGAAAATAGCAACGGGTTTGTACGATTTAggactgttgttgttgttattgttgttgatgttttgcCTCTTATGtattatttccaaaataactacaatcattttaaacagtACGGAGAGAACATCGCTGTAGGAATTGAGAGACTGTTTCGTGCTTAAACAGGACACAGTACATCAGTTTTACAGTTGAAAATGGCATTAACGTTTATGAATGATAAAGCAACACAGCAGCATCACGCATGTGCAGCTAATCGTTAAACATATTAGCCGCTTACTGTAAAGAGCACAAAAATAGCCAGCAATATATTTAACTTACATCGAGTTCAGCTTCATCGATATCCATGTATACCTCGTCCTCGTCTTCATCGAAATGTATAGGCTAATGAAATAAActctttattattaataaaaaagccATTATTCTATACCATATTCAAATTGGAACGATCGTATTAAATAGATATGACAAAATGAATAGCAAATAagatttgaatgaaaaataaaatgtatacccACCAATTTATTGAAGGCATAATTTCTGCCTGAATATGCTGGATATTGTGTTTCTGTAAGTAGATAACATAGAACAAGACTAGTTTTGATGCCAACCATCAAAGACGCcgaaaatgtttatgaaacatgACTACAAGGAAGCAGATGCAATTTACCAGGAAAACAGGTTCGAGGAACATGGATGCAAGAATTCCTCAGTTATTTACGAAATCGAATTTTCAGCTCACGGttaccacgaccttgacctttggtcaaCTGACGTCAAAATAGTAAGAATGGCGATCAGATAAATATATGCCACCCTTTGGTGCATAGGTTTTCCAGGTGCTTTAAATCTAACAACTATAAACTTAAAGTTCAATGTTTCAGTCATCATTTAAGTATGACACGAGTGTTAGATGAATAAGGGAAATTCTGTTCTCTTCCAGTTTATAAGTATAGTAAAAACAGGAGTTTATATgagaaatgaaatgaaaaatgagcagttattatttttaaaataaaattcacatgATTGTTTGCTCAACAGTAAGTAAGAATACAATGGTCTGAATAAACAAGCTACTGtactatattgaaataaatgttagaaGTAAAAGAGGGcccgtattacagaagcatattaagtattttttaaatattttcaattaattataaaaaataaaaatgatacatttccAAAAGCatatcaaaacttaaagatgttttaactgcttaagcataaaaataattgaaatattcattgatttattgatCTAAATTCAACCACATATATCCTACAGGCTCAAAGTCCAGGTCGCGATATATTTTAGTACTGCAAACTTATCGACATGTATGATTATCCATGCTTaaccttttttacattttaatccctcagtttgataaaaaaaaatgcatttatcgcaataacaaacatgccaTAAAACCGAatgcattgtttaaatttaactcACAAAACCTTTTATACTACCTTTCTTATCTAAGAAGTAGTtcgtttatttgtttaacaaattaatcATACATACACTGTTATTTCCATGCGACGTCAATGTCAAGTTGTTGCATTATCTTACGAATAAAAAAGGTACTCATTTGCCGATAGAAAAGCCAGAAAAGttacaataatgaaacaaaggaaTCTTGAAATAAACCGACATGTCTGCAAGTTATAGCTAATAGTTTTATTGTAAAAGGAATGTTTCATCGTCGAGAATACAACAaggaaaacaattgtttaaatgttgacTAGTAGAGAACATCAATGAATGCATATTAGTTATAGAGTTTGTAACTCACAACTACTCATAATTGTTTAAGTACTGCAAGTGATATTTAAATTTCCATAACTCAAACTTAAGGcgatttttaaaacagtaatcTGAAATAAGTAGTTAACATTTTTATCTAAACAAAAACCCCTTATTAAAAGCTAAGAATGCAATCTcctttaaacacaataaaaaagtacaattacataaataaataaacatgtaacgTGCATGAAAATGACTCCAAAAAGTCCCTTGGGTCAGTACCatcattatatcattaatatgtCTGTATTTTGGGCTTGCGACCTTTCATGACAAAACACATTCGTATTCGAACAAGATCTGCCCTGAAATTGACTGTTGCAAAATCagcaatgaaataattttaaatgtctttatatttcatactaAGACTAGAAAACAATCATGTTCATATGCTTGGAAACGTGTTTGATATGaacaaaaacaactattttacAATATTCTTTCAAAGTTATAGAATTTTAAAATCCAAGCATGGAACAGTTCTCTTTGACcttgaatgttttgtttcaaagttGATGCATGACGGTGATGTCAAACTTAGCAAACCAACTAAgaattatatatgaataatgatgcatgtttataatattgatatttgacCCACActtgtatatgatatataagtCTTGAACGCGATACACTGTCTACTCATGGTGAACATTGCCATGAGAAGCCAAAATACAAAAGATTTGGACCAATGACACTGACCGTGACCTTAAGTGTTGACCTATATACATGGGTATTACATGCGAACCGCCGTCTTACATGTTGAACATGAgtgccaaatcattttaaattcacACTAAGCATGGCCAGGTTATGGACAAGCCAAAATGCAAGGGAATTTAATTAATGGCCGTTGAGAATGACTTTGCATGCTACACGCTTTCCTGTAATGGTTACAAGACTGTTGTGttgtaagttgttttaaaatccgTATATATTGCCAAGTCACAATCCGGACAAGCTAACATCGGTTGGACGGCCGCACGCACACACAGCGATCGACGATTGTGACACCTTTGTTTAGATCACTACTATCGGGCTCGACAAAATGACACTATAGTTAAACAATCATTAAGATGGTGGTCTCAGAGTCGGATCAATCTATAGggatttttaattaaaaatacaacaaataaacgTTTACCATTTACCTAAGTTTTTCACAAACAGGTtttaagattttgaaataagCTATATTAGAGAAACTGTTAGAacgatatttgataattttaatgaaaacaaattaccAGTGTTAAAATTctttgcatattttgaaaaggcatttgatACTGTAAATCATGaatttatgatgaaatgttttgaaacaaaatgaatttcCGAGACGATATCATCAAAtggataaaactattttacaattCAACAAAAGTGTCAGCCAAGGCTGCCCCTTATCCTCATCTATCGTTATATctgtttttattacattatataagcaaaaataatacaataaaatgttgttgttttttgtgaaaTAGAATTCAAGCATATTTTTTCGCTGACGACGCAACTTTTTAACAATAGAAATCAAAAATCATTTGATGGTCTAAACTTAACAAAATCAGTCGTTTTGCGAGTGGGATCtatcaaaacacaaatatacaatTCTGTAAATATATGCCTTTTTGGTGGAGTGCATAAAGCGCAAAATCTctttaaacaaacttttcacCTTAAAGGATATAAGTAATAATTTACTACCATATACAAGGTTCAAATAGAGGCCTGCAGagatttcaaaatcaaagaaaaaagaCTACTCCAAAGAAACAAACTTAAACGAATGTTATAAGATGTATAAAATCCAATTCGAATTAATAAATGACGTTAACTTACCTGACGCTCCTTACATTctatcatttaaaatgacactcgTATTTATAATTGAGCggcatcgcgcgattttgggccttcggacataattattacaaaggaaataatcattaataaaaaatgccaaaaataatgatttttctatataaatcaatttcttcctgacttctttctttttaaggtttgtcattggtgcatcattttctcgataatttatgaccattagtttactcatgtttccatagcaaccatggatttcgtcctgacatattttgactggattgatagtctgtgtttaaaacggccaaatgtatttaaaatacaaaaatgattcattattattatcttaattTCTGTTCCTTAAAGATTctgtgataagaaaataatttaaattataagctagttgtaatattgatacaataattttgcacgtcatttgaaaaatgtactTTCATTACGACGTCatttgaatgacgtcaaatttagtattcaaaatgcgcaatacatgatctcacttgtaaacacgtaacttacgcaatttaagtgatatcaacATGAAAATTTCTGAATATCTTTCTGAAAGtacatggcattcaaataccttaaaacattgtaatagcaaaaatatgtccgaaggcccaaaatcgcgcgacgcGGCTCAAttaatacatgcacatgtataacacaatAAATcatgagtgataaacctttagctACTTActtaatgatacatttatgtttttttcttatttctgaaaacaaaattgtaaccgtgtatttaacgcacaaatgttaaatcaactatcgtctcataagctAGAAAAGCCTtgtttctgcacctttctttcaaaataaacacattcttaacaagaaccattgttttcgatatctattcatccttttcgacaatttaaaacaaatgtattaattgtgatacGTCTTACTGTTAAAGTGCATCTTTCAATATAAACTGAAAGCAGCAGTATATTGatttttgtaattgtaatataGAAACTTAAGAGTATTTATTTTGGGCGTGTTCAATAACTGAGGATTGGTGGTGTAAGCTTAGCAACTTTTGGAAAGAAAATGGTATTGCCAATGTCATTACAAGATGTTAAGCTGCTTTGGAGAATTTAAgcataaattgtttaattgtttcaCACGCTTAAATGTTCACTAATAAGtacaaattatatcaaatataacagGGTCTTCCTTTTCTGTTCTTTCTATCTCCACATGTATAAGCTATCTTTACTATGTGTATGCGTGCTGGAATGTGTGTGTTTCTCGTGTGCATATAGGAATAAATATAGCTGCATGTGTAttaggaggaggaggaggaggacaAGGAGGAGGGGAGGGGcggagaagaagaagaagacctgtataaacataaacattgtttaagccAACATGACCCATGGTCAAATTTATATGATGAttatgttagtttaaacatattttattcatcaacgtatacacacatattataaagacaaagagaaaacacatgtacaatctagaaaaggattagaacgaaagataaatatatcttaaaatgttattCTCCAAACTTTAGCAgaagtacatatttaatgacGGACATTTGTACAGCTTACAATCTAGATGacacaatgatattgatattgttggaTTAGATCAGATGGTAATGTTTAATGtgatttggcttcatttaattttattaaatatttaaagattttttacatACGATGTACTCAGACAAgcaagtagttaaaggttaaacattttgtgtgatAAACAAAGCTATAATAAGCttagtttattttcacttttcaaatacaaaagtcGTTAATTTTGAGAGCAGAATAAGATAGTAAAGAGGATAAGAATGAAGAAAGAGGGTAGGGTGGTTTGTTGGTTTAGATGAACCAGTGCCTTTTCTTCACTGAGCCCTAATTGGTAGTATTAAATAACATGTACACAGAAAGGAGATAATCCTGGAAGGGATTGATATTAGGTAGTAAGTGACTGTCACTGGCTATCAAatctttttgtcatttgaataaagagGTGAACTGCATCGAACAGTGTCTTATTTTGTTCTTCTGTGAGGGCAGTGTCACCGTATAGTAAATTGCGAAGCGTTGCGTTAGTCAAAGCCTCCACAGAATTGAAAAGAAGTCTCCTTTGTTCAGTATAAAGGGGAAAGATAAGAAGATAATGATATGTTGTTTCCTGAACTCCACATGCACAAAGAGATGAGggcacaatatttttaacaaaaaggtgATGGTTCAATGAACTGCATTCGTTCCGTAAGCGAGTGTGAATGACCTGTAATCGACGTTTCCCATAATAAAACAGAGTATTTGGACAATTCAATGCTGAGATTGATGAAGGAAGGAATAAATTTATATAGAGTGACGTATGTGTACGAATGCTAGAGAAATTGGATGCGTTTCGAAGTAATCTAGTTCATGCTTGACCGACTGTCTGAGGAACCAAACTTGACAGATAATCAGGAGagagaccatttttcattttgtaaaaaagtaaaatcttGTGTTTTTCACGTCTTGTTTCCAAACTCTCAAAGCCAAATTCAATGTGAAGCAGACGCAGAGAAACAAGGCGAGTGCAACCAGTAACAATGCGTTCGCATTCGTTTTgaattttatcaagaacatttttttcatactgTGTACAATTATTCCAGATGATATCCGCATACTCCAAGATTGGCcttatgaaagaaaaataaataacctcCAGAGACCTCCTATCCAGTTGATAGCGTAGACGTTTCATGATGTTTACTCTAGACTCTCTTTAATATAGTTAATGTGAGTATGCCAATTTCcctcatttgaaagaaaaatacccAGGTGTTTGTGAGATTCAACAAACGGGATTTCAgtgtcaaacatgtacacagaCGGATGAATGGGTTTGTTTCGATTTCGAGATATGACCACTGTTTCAGATTTGTTGGAATTGAACTTTACAAGCCACTTATCAGCCCAaatagatattttgtttatatctgtctgtagttttaaagctgcagtctggGGGGTGTCCACTATAACAAATAGACttgtatcatcagcaaataggTTGACATTTGAATTTATCTCGTTTACtatgtcatttatgtatataagaCATAAAAGAGGACCCGAAATTGAGCCCTGGGGAACTCCAGCTTCAATTGATTTTTATGCCAAAGTGGCTCCAGGAATGACCACACACTGGCGCCtgctttacttatatcaaaaAAGACAACTCGCATTTGAATTGAAACAGTAGAATCACCTGTTAGAAAGCCGGATTGGGATCGAGTAAAAAACTGGTATCACGAAGAAAgttgaatacatgtttaaatataattctttcAAAGACTTTCTCCATAGTGTTCAAAAGAGAGATTGGGCGATAATTTGATGGGTTGGAAGGATCCCCCTTTTTAAAGACAGCGCAAACATTTCCAATTAGACGGAACAATACAAAAAGTTAAAGAAGCATTGAACAATTCGCACAAAGGCTTGCTAGGTTCTGAAGAAGCTTCAAGTAAAATAGGATGATCAATGTCATCAGGCCCAGATGCTTTACCAACCGAGATACTACTTATAGCACCTTTGACTTCGGAAGGTACGATAACAATCGAATCAAGTTTAGCATCATCATTAGTTAAATCAAGTTCAGGTAATACTTGAGTTGAATCGTCAACGTAGGTCtaaaatacaaagaaatcaTTAAGGATTTCGGCCTTGCTTTGGTCGTCTGCAACGCACTGACCATCTAATGGGTTGAGTAGTGGAGGAATACCTCGTGATTTAACCGGAGTGATAAATGATTATGTTCGAAGTGCATTTATCTTTGCAGAAAAAGTAAATGAATTACTAATTATACACACCATAAGACAAAAATTTGGTGCCATATTGGCTGGGCCGAAGTTTCTTGTTGCCGAATTGTCCCGTTATGTGAATACAGGACAGACAGACGTAATTTGTAACATACCAATTCCAGTTGCAGCAGCCACAGATTGGTACTTCGGCTGCATTAGCTGGGAGTCTGATTTTGAGCGAGTCCCAGGAGTCATCATAGAAGGATTCTCCTTCAATGTGTTTTCTGTattgaacatgaacatttttgttttgcttaGTGTAAATTAACTAATCTGAATATGAAATTCATGATAATGCATATTATCTTAAATTGATAATGCAGCTTAAAAAATCTTTGGTGGACCAACTGTCAACAATTTATATCTAAGTACACTCATTTAATGATTATGATCAAAaagatataatataaatacttaTACTTTGGAATAAAACCATAATTATCAGCATTGAATATATCCATGCTAGTGTAGTAATTAAAAATGAGGGATGGTCGCGGTATTTAAACGACATTAGTACTGCCTTGAATCTCTTTCATGTTAAATGAGAAATAAAAgacttttaataattgtttaattactAGTAAATGTAGAATCCAATTACCCACACATTGGTGCAAAATTGCAATACAATAACTTTGGTAATAGCAttttggtggttaaaaatatgGCTAAAATGTAGCTAGTGTACCGCAAAATTCGTACGACTTTACTTAAACCTTAACATCACTTTTCAGTTGATCCAAAATTTGGATTGTAACACACCAATTTCAGCAGGCTATCGGTTTTATTTATGTCTATCCCTTTGAATGGTCATTGCTTCCAGCGTTCCTTATGAGATATCAATGAAGACGGACAAAAGTCGTTTAAAGCAAGTCTGAGGACAGACGGATATACAACGTTCATGAATTCTTACCCTTACACTATATGCACATACCTCGGCAAATGCCTTCCAGTAATATGTTGCCAGCACTTTGGTGTCCATGTTGTATAAGTTCTCTTGTTAATATTGGATACCAGTTCGGGTGTTTCCCTGAAACTCTTTCTAATAATAACTCAGAGGCTTCAATAGATCCACTGTTCGACATCACGCATTCTATTTCCTCTTTGTCGTCTGATATTATTATGTCGTGGTACAAGAGATGTGCCATAATTTCTCGGGGGTTAATCAAATTTCGAAGCTGTGGCATCATTATTCTTATGTATTCCCTCTCATCGGTGTCATCCTTGACCTTTTGGCGTCTTATTTTCTTTACCAGACAAATGTATTCTGTATAAGGTAATTACCGTTTTAAAATCAGTAAAGTTATAACATATGTCGGAAATGATTGAACCTGGTAATATTGATGCAAACACATGCTATACAATTTAGCTTTAACAAACCTGCCCGAGGTCGCTTTACAGTAAAGTaatataacaaatttaatttatagTTTGTTTTCCTACCGGTTTTGAATAATGGTTATGTGATCTCAACACATTCTAAATGAGCTGAAGTAAGTTATGTTTGTCGTTTTGATACAAGTGATACCTCGTCCAGAATGTATTGTTCTTAGTAAGCATGCCATTGTGTTCCTTGTTAATTAAGCATAAATACACAAGAATATATAAACTATGCGTTGTATAgtgaaaaaaggttttaataCTGGTTTTCTCAAGAGCGTTGATGAACTCTCGCCATTTGCCTTGATCAGGGGATGATCTAATACAGTCCAAAAGCAGGTCTGTCGCAGGAGCTGGACCACTTTCTCCT
The DNA window shown above is from Mya arenaria isolate MELC-2E11 chromosome 6, ASM2691426v1 and carries:
- the LOC128238040 gene encoding uncharacterized protein LOC128238040, which translates into the protein MNFWKKKNKDKKKVVYDNFEETYDERYCQPSNAYYEPTPFGGGRRHNSEVEVPEYQKLVDIYRNDIRLRLIPKQILHLLFLMDDTDKDAIKRLGESGPAPATDLLLDCIRSSPDQGKWREFINALEKTKYICLVKKIRRQKVKDDTDEREYIRIMMPQLRNLINPREIMAHLLYHDIIISDDKEEIECVMSNSGSIEASELLLERVSGKHPNWYPILTRELIQHGHQSAGNILLEGICRENTLKENPSMMTPGTRSKSDSQLMQPKYQSVAAATGIETQYPAYSGRNYAFNKLPIHFDEDEDEVYMDIDEAELDRLEANRHSPKRERKVRTVDFSYLTPKHSRKTYNEVKAVHFTGPEEDDKSSIYTIPPPDYDDEEPVQPPSPPSRLPIRTRPDLA